From Phragmites australis chromosome 5, lpPhrAust1.1, whole genome shotgun sequence, a single genomic window includes:
- the LOC133918469 gene encoding protein STRUBBELIG-RECEPTOR FAMILY 3-like produces the protein MRAGGDRLGPGVPVLLLLLIAAAALPRGALAATDTADVSAINGFYAALGSPKLPGWSASAGDPCGESWQGVTCTGSSITSIVFNAANLGGQLGSLGNFTSITEINLSNNYIGGTIPEDLPLTLQNFFLSDNQLTGSIPMSLSKLHSLTAMSLNGNHLDGKLPDAFDSLTGLVNLDISFNNFSGPLPPSLGSLTSLTTFHMQDNQLSGTLSVLQNLPLKDLNVENNLFSGPVPPKLLNIPNFKNDGNPFNSSITPSTPPSSTPTGSTPTQTPSSSSGAPPPSSTPSNSSGGSTARDSSSPSSKKHKSSTLRIVGYVLLAIVLFIVIVLLLIFCLSKYQERQRRDYATSQVGRVRQRVEEPKIKEASVQSRNDAKKGSAEIPDRKQAREINLAVPAAHEKPPEKRKEHVINLERTESEIFAAAPPPPPPPLLPPPPPPPPPPPPTPPPQPTVETVTVNPIFRPEKRVSTPPRTGPSTSAASFSVASLQQYTNSFKERNLLRESRLGKVYLAELPEGKSLEVMKIDNANGRIPVDDFLELVARISDIRHPDILELVGYCAEYGQRLLVYNHFSRKTLHDVLHEGEDLDDALSWNARLHVALDAAKALEYLHVTCEPQVVHQNFEPANVLLDNGCSVRVAECGLAELMLSNSVTQLSGRMRALFNYEAPEIHESGAFTDRSDVYSFGVVMLELLTGRKPYDSSRPRAEQHLVRWAGSQLHDIESLSKMVDPSIRGECSEMLLSRFADIISRCILPEPEFRPPMSEIVQDLARIVGATGEESK, from the exons ATGCGGGCTGGGGGCGACCGCCTCGGGCCCGGGGTTCCGGTCCTCCTACTCCTGCTGATCGCCGCGGCGGCATTGCCGCGTGGGGCGCTAGCGGCCACCGACACCGCCGATG TTTCTGCTATAAATGGATTTTATGCCGCACTTGGATCACCAAAGCTGCCTGGATGGTCTGCGAGTGCAGGAGATCCCTGTGGTGAAAGTTGGCAGGGTGTCACATGTACCGGCTCAAGTATAACCTCAAT AGTTTTCAATGCTGCAAATTTGGGAGGACAGCTAGGCAGCCTAGGGAACTTCACTTCAATAACTGAAAT AAATCTTAGCAACAATTATATTGGTGGAACTATACCGGAAGATCTACCTCTCACACTGCAGAATTT CTTTCTCTCGGATAACCAACTCACTGGAAGCATCCCGATGTCATTATCAAAACTCCATAGTCTAACAGCAAt GTCACTGAATGGTAACCATCTAGATGGAAAATTGCCAGATGCTTTTGATTCACTCACAGGACTTGTAAATCT GGATATTtctttcaacaacttcagtggcccATTACCACCTTCATTGGGAAGCTTGACATCACTAACTACATT TCACATGCAAGATAATCAACTATCTGGGACCCTTAGTGTCTTGCAGAATCTCCCCCTCAAAGATTT AAATGTAGAGAATAATTTGTTTTCTGGACCAGTTCCTCCGAAGCTGCTCAACATACCAAACTTCAA AAATGATGGGAACCCATTTAATTCCAGCATAACTCCCTCAACCCCTCCCTCTTCAACTCCTACAGGCTCTACACCAACACAAACACCATCATCCTCTTCAGGAGCTCCTCCACCATCTAGTACACCCTCAAACTCTTCTGGTGGATCTACTGCACGAGACAGCAGCTCTCCATCATCCAAGAAACACAAGTCTTCAACCCTCAGAATCGTTGGATATGTTCTTCTTGCCATTGTGCTATTCATAGTTATAGTGCTGCTATTAATATTCTGCCTGTCCAAGTACCAAGAGAGACAGAGACGTGACTATGCCACAAGTCAGGTGGGGAGGGTGCGTCAGAGGGTAGAGGAGCCAAAAATCAAGGAAGCTTCAGTGCAGTCAAGGAATGATGCTAAAAAAG GTTCAGCTGAGATTCCTGATAGGAAGCAGGCTCGTGAAATAAATTTAGCAGTACCAG CTGCACATGAGAAGCCtcctgaaaagagaaaagagcatGTAATTAATTTGGAGCGAACAGAATCGGAGATCTTTGCTGcagcacctccaccaccacctccaccactgctgccaccgccacctccaccaccgccacctccgccaCCAACACCACCTCCACAACCTACTGTTGAAACAGTAACTGTAAATCCCATTTTCAGGCCAGAAAAAAGAGTTAGCACTCCACCAAGGACAGGTCCCTCGACATCTGCAGCATCCTTTTCTGTTGCATCACTTCAGCAATATACAAATAGTTTCAAGGAGCGAAATTTGTTAAGAGAGAGTAGGTTGGGAAAAGTGTATCTGGCAGAACTTCCTGAAGGCAAA TCACTGGAAGTTATGAAGATCGACAACGCTAATGGAAGAATACCAGTAGATGACTTTCTAGAGCTTGTTGCGCGTATATCAGATATTAGACACCCTGACATTCTTGAGCTTGTTGGATACTGTGCGGAATATGGACAACGGTTACTTGTCTACAACCACTTCAGTAGAAAAACACTACATGATGTACTACACGAAGGAGAGGATCTAGATGATGCATTATCCTGGAATGCTCGCCTCCACGTTGCTCTTGATGCAGCAAAAGCCTTAGA GTACCTCCATGTCACCTGTGAACCTCAAGTTGTGCATCAGAATTTTGAACCAGCCAATGTGCTCCTTGACAATGGATGCTCAGTACGTGTTGCTGAATGTGGACTGGCAGAACTGATGTTGTCAAATTCTGTTACACAG TTATCAGGTCGCATGCGGGCTCTATTCAATTATGAAGCACCTGAAATCCATGAATCTGGGGCTTTTACTGATCGAAGTGATGTTTATAGTTTTGGTGTGGTGATGCTAGAACTTCTTACAGGCCGTAAACCATACGACAG TTCTCGCCCGCGTGCTGAACAACATCTTGTTAGATGGGCTGGTTCTCAGCTTCATGACATTGAGTCCCTGTCAAAGATGGTCGATCCTTCTATTCGAGGAGAGTGTTCTGAGATGCTGTTATCACGTTTTGCAGACATCATCAGTCGATGTATTCTG CCGGAACCAGAGTTCAGGCCGCCAATGTCTGAAATCGTCCAGGACCTAGCTAGGATTGTAGGTGCTACTGGTGAGGAATCAAAGTGA